The sequence below is a genomic window from Rhizobium sp. NXC14.
TGCGCTTCCTTGCTGTCGACAATGTCGTTCACGAAGGATTTGTCGATCTTGATCTTGTCGAAGGGAAAGCTGGAGAGATAGCTCAGCGAGGAATATCCGGTGCCGAAATCGTCCATCGAGATGCGGATGTCGCGGTCCTTCAGGGCATGCAGGATCGGCAGCACCTCGCTGAGGTTTTCCATCAGCACGCTCTCGGTGATTTCCAGTTCGAGCCGCGATGGCGAGAGCCCGGCGGCGGCAAGCGCTTCGCTGACGTCATGCGTCAGGTTGCCGCTGCGGAACTGGATCGCCGAAACATTGACTGCGACCTTGATGTTTTCCGGCCATTGGGCCGCATCCCTGCAGGCCTGGCGTAAAACCCAGCGGCCGATATCGACGACGAGGCCGACCTCCTCGGCAAGCGGAATGAAATCCATCGGCGGCACTCGGCCTCGGAACGGATGGTTCCAGCGGATCAACGCTTCGAAACCGCAGATCCGCCGCTCGGCAAGATCGTAAAGCGGCTGGTAATGCAGCTCGAATTCCCCGTTCTCGACGGCGGCTCGAAGATCTGCCTCCAGCGCATGGCGCAACTGCATTTGCGCTTCCATTTCGCCGGTGAAGAAGCGCTCGCGCTTGCGTCCGTCCGCCTTGGCATGCGACAGCGCCACGCCGGCATTTTTCAGCAGGATATCGGTTTCCCCGCCGTTCTCAGGAGCGATTGCAATACCCATGGAGACACTGAGCGTCACCTGTTTTTCGCCGTTCAGGAATGGCTCGGAAAGCGCGCGGCGGATTTGGTCGGCCAGCACCGTCACGTTTTTAGGCTGCTGCTTACCCGTCTGCAGGATGGCGAATTCGTCCGAACCGAGGCGCGCCAGCGTGTTTTCCGATCCAGCCGAAGCTCGGATGCGCTCCGCAACCTGCTGCAGGATCTTGTCGCCGACCGATACGCCGATCGTGTTGTTGATCGATTTGAAGCGGTCGAGATTGAGATGGACGAGGGCGATCTGCTCGTGCGGCTTGCGCTCGGCGAGCGTCGCATCGACCTGCTCGCGGAAATACATCCGATTGGGAAGACCCGTCAGGGGATCGTGATGGGCGAGATAGGTGATGCGCTGGGCGGCCTTTCGATCCTCGGTGATATCGGCATGAATGGCGATGCTGCTGCCGTCGGAGAGGATGGTCACCACGCTTTGAATGATGCGGCCATCATGCATCTGCCATTCGCGTCGGCGGATGCTGCTGCTTTCTGCCTTGGCGAGGGAAGGTCGTGCTGTCTGCCGGACGCTTTTGGAGGCGGTGCTTTCGTTGCCGCGCATTTTGCCGATGAGTTCGGCAATCGTCGCGCCCGCGGCGATATCTTCCGGCGTCAGTCCGAAGAGCTGAGGGAAGCGGATATTGTAAAGCGTCAGCCGCTGGCCGGCGTCGAAAACGCTGAGGCCGAGCGGCAGGTTGTTCAGGACGATCTCGAAGAGTTTTTTCTGTCCTTCGAACGCTTGACTGAGCGCCGATAGATTCCCTCTCAGCGTCTGGTTTTCCTTTTGAAGGGTTTCCGCACTTCTCTCGATTGCATCATAGTCGCTTTCATGGCCGCGGTAGGTTGCGATCACCAGCTCCATCAGACGCTGCGCGTCAATTGATCCGTCGGCCATGACAGCCTCTGTGCATTGCCGCCAGAAGAGCGCTTCAGCCTTCATGGGAAAGCATCTTGGCTGACGGCAATAGCAAGAGCCGTCCGCGTCTGATGGACGTGCCTCAAAATATCGGACATGAAAACCTTTCTAAGAGAAACCATTGAAATCAATTTTTATGAGTGACGTACGGGTAATGCCTGATGACTATTTTGGAGCGGGCGGATTAATATTCGGTTGCAGTGCAGCAGAGGTGCACGTCGTCAGACAGGTTGCTTTCCATATTGGAAATTACTGGAATACCGGGCGGGCAGCGGCGGAAACCCGGTTCGAGCGCGCTCCGTTGATTTCTGTCAACCATTGTTAACGAGTAGTTAACAACTTATTGACGCACTGCGCAAATCAGTTTAACCACCGAGTCAACAGTGATTTCCCCTTCGTATTGCGTACAAACACCACCGGCAAAAGGCGGTGAATGGAGGTTTGTATGACCCGCACCACATCCGTTTCAGACACGTCATATGCGTATCTAGCGACACTTTCACGGCTAGATCTAAACGGCGACGGCGTATTGAGCCGCGGCGAACGTGCCGCCGATGAGAAGCCAGGCATCATCAAAGAACTCCTGGAGGAAGACATGGGCAGCGAGACTCAGCCCAAATTTTCCGGCAGCCTGATTGCGCTGATGATGGATACCCACGACAGCGGCACGACAAGCAGCATCGCCGTGCCCTATCCGCTGCAGCAGAGCGCGTCTGCGACTGGCAGCCAATCCGACGATCTCTACCGCAACACCTACGGCCAGTTCGATTTCGACGCCGTCGCCTGACGATAGCACGGTTCACGTGATCTGAAGCCGGCCCGTTGGTCGGCTTTTCTCGTTGGATGCTCCGCAGAGGAACACCTTCAGGGCTGAGACGTTCAGAAGGACATCCGGACGGAAGGAGATCTCCATGAAAGCCATGCGCATCATCGCCGCCCTGAGCCTGCTGGCCCTTGCCTTGCCGGCAAGTGCTGCCCAGGACAAGCAGACGGCGGTCGCCAATTTCGTCGGCGAGGACGGCAAGGAAAATGGTCGGGCCCAACTGACGGCCGCCGCCAATGGCGGCGTTCTGATCGAAGTGGAGATATCAGGGCTGCCGGCGAATAAATGGGTGGCCTTTCATGTTCACGAAACCGGCCGCTGCGACGCGGCGAGCCATTACGAATCGGCAGGCGGTCATTTCAACCCGGGCTCTGCCGAACACGGCATTCTCGCCGCTAAGGGGCCGCATGCCGGCGACATGCCCAACCAGTATGTTGGACAGGATGGCGTGCTCAGAGCTCAGATCTTCGATGGCATGGTCACGCTCGATGGCAAGAAAGATGGCATTCGCGGCCGCGCATTGATGGTGCACGCCAATTCCGATGATTATCGCAGTCAGCCTTCCGGCGGTGCCGGTGAAAGACTTGCTTGCGGCGTGGTCGAATAGGCCGACGATCGGCCCGCGCTGCAATGGTTCACTGCCGTGTTGGCTCTTCCGCCGCCGTGCCGTTGGACCTTTTTCCCAGCGCGGAATTTCCACCGTCCCGCACAGCGGCTGGATCGCCCTTTTCGTCAAAGGCAAGTTTTACCCGCTTCACCATATCGCGGCTGACCTGCCACCAGTCACCGGTCTTTGCCCAGTAGCGTAGCGTTAGCGAAATCGTGCTGTCACCGAGCGCGTCGATGAAAACGCTGGGTGCCGGTGACGGCAGCACCCTTGGGTTGCCTTTGGCAATGCCCATCAACGTCTCCATCGCCTGATCGAGGTCGTCCTCACGAGAAATGTTGATTTTCAAGTCGTTCTGCCGCGTAGGCTCACGGCTGAAGTTGGTTATCGGCGTGTTCCACAGCGTTGAATTCGGCGCCAGCCGATAGAGCCCGTCGCCGGTTCTGAGTTCAGTCGCAAACAATCCGACCTCGCGCACCGTGCCGGCCACGCTGCTGGTTTCGATATATTCGCCGACCCGAAACGGCCTGAGGATCAGGAGCATGATGCCGGCCGCGATATTCTGCAGTGTCCCTTGCAGCGCCAGCCCGATCGCCAGGCCGGCTGCGCCGAGGGCGGCGATGATCGAGGCGGTCTGGACGCCGAATTGGCCGAGCACGGTGATGAACACCAGAATCAGAAGCGCATAACGCACCACATTGGTGAAGAATCGCGCCAGTGTCTCGTCGATGCCATGGATGCGTGACAAGCCCTCATAGGCCCAGCGGCTGACAAAGCCGGCCAGCGTCCAGCCGATGACGAGCAGGATCAACGCCCCGAGAATGGAGAAGGAATATTGGACTGCAAGTGCGCTTGCCTGGCTGAGTGCCGTGCGGGTGGCGAGAAGGACATCGGCTGCTTGTTGTTCCATGATCTGGCCCTGTGGAGATTGCGAGGTCGAGGCCAAGATGGAGCAGACGCCAGCAGCGTCAACCGCAGGCAAGGTTCCGGATCGCCAGCAGGAAGGGCGCATTGCCGTCCGCATCGGCGCCACGCCCGATCGCCCTTACCGCCGCAACCAGCCGGCCGCCGCGGCTAAGCAAGGTGTCACCGATCTCGATCAGCCGGGTGTTCGGAGTTGCGAAAGGTGAAGCGGCGCGCAGCCGACGGACAAGCTCTTCCTCGTCCTGATCCGGCGCGATCGACAGAGCGGCGATGAGTGCCGCGGCCGGTGATCGCGACACGCCCATCCAGCAATGGATGAGCAGCGGGGTCTCCTGCCGCCACGATGCGGCAAACTCGATGATCGCCTGTACATGTGTTTCGTCAGGCGCCACGAGACCGCCCGTGCCCTTGAAGGTGATATCGTTCATCGAAAGCGTCAGGTGACGATCGGGCGCGATCACACCCGGCCGATGAAAGGCCTGTTCTTTGGCGATCAGGCTGATCATGTCACGCGCCTTGTGGCGCACCGCCATTTCGGCGATGCGCGAGAGCGGCGAGACGACGATCAAGCTCACGATACCATCCCCCGCTCGGCCTCGATCGCCGCAAAGCGCTCGCAGAACAGCCGCTGGGCTTCCAGCGCCGGCAAAGGTTCGATCAGCAACATCTCCTTGCTGATGCCGCGAGGCTGGCCGAAGAATTTCTGCGCCTCGGCGGGCGTGAAGCCGGCAAGTACCGTCGCCTCGAAATATGCCGCGATCGTATCGGCCTTCTTGATCCGGTCCTTGAGATCGCGCGATGGGTGAGGCGGCAGGCCGAAGCGCAGGTGCACGGCGGCCTCCAGCCGCATTTCCACCGCCTTATAGCCGCCGCCGACCACGGATTTGAACGGCGAGATCATGTCGCCGATCACATATTCAGGCGCGTCATGGAGCAGCGCCATCAGACATTCCTCCGGCCGCGCATTGTTGAAACGGCGGAAAATATCTTCAACGACGAGGCTGTGCTGCGCCACCGAAAAGGCATGATCGCCCGATGTCTGGCCGTTCCAGCGTGCCACGCGCGCGAGACCATGGGCGATATCGGCGAGTTCGACATCGAGCGGCGACGGGTCGAGCAGGTCGAGCCTGCGCCCGGACAGCATGCGTTGCCAGGCACGCGGAGCTTTGGCCGTCACGCGCTGGCCTCGTCTGCGCTGGTGGGAAAGACAAGGCCGGACCATTGCGGCAGGGCGAGAGAAACCGGCGTTTGGCCGGCCAGCAGCGGCGTGCCTTCCGCCATTGCAGCACCGGCGCGGTCAATTCGCACGATCGCAAGCCCGCTGCCGCCCTCGACCGAACCGAGTGTGCCCACCGGCTTGCCGGCGGCGGTGATCGCCGTGCCCGCTAGAGGCAAGGCCGTAGCGGCGGACACGGTGACAACGCGCCGGCGCGCAGTGCCGCGGTGCTGCATGCGCGAGACGACCTCCTGGCCGACATAGCAGCCTTTCTTGAAGGAGAGGCCGCCGTTCAGATCCATCAGCACGTCATGCGGGAAGGCGTCCTGCAGGGCAAAGTCGGATCCCGAGGTGACGATACCGTGGCGGATGCGCAAGCTCTCATAGAGTGACGGCGCATCATGGCCATGCTTTCCTGCCCGGCGGCGCAGCGGGACACCTGCCTTGGCGAAGCGGCTGTCTCGGACACCTCCGATGCGATCGGCATCCTCGCCCCAGCAAACGGTAATGCCATTCTCAGGCTGAGGCGTAAGCGTAACGGCGGCCCGCAGCCTGTACATTGTCAGCCGCTTCGCCAGCCCTTCGAGCTGGGCCGCATCCGTTTCAATCAGGTAGCCGTCGCAGTCCCGCCAGACCATGAAATCGAACAGGATCTTCCCCTGCGGCGTCAGCAGTGCTCCAGGCCGCGCCTCATCGGGCGCAAGCGAAACAATATCGGTGGTGATCAGGTTCTGCAGGAAGGATTGGGCGTCCGCGCCGCCGACGGAGAGCAGTGAGCGGTCTTTCAGGAAAACGGCTGGCATGGCGGAATCTGTCGCGTTGGTCGTCGCTCAGAGGTATGACTTCGTGGAGTGGATCGCAAGGTCATGTGACATGCGGAAGGCGCATGCGAGGCGGCGTCAGTCGCCCGCTGTGAAGAACTTCCACTTGCCGTCAGGCGTGATGCCGAGGCGGTAGAAATTATAGCCACCGAATTCCTGCATGTCGGAAAGGTCGCCGGCGGTCACGATGCGCAACAGCTCGACTCGCTCCGGCGGTGTCAGCGACTTCAGATCCTTCTCGGCGAAATAGGGCCAGACATACATATCGTCGGCTGTGCCTTGGCCGACATGAACGAAACCGGTCGAGACGATATCGAGCATGATGGCTAGAATTTCATCTCCGTCCGGATCGCCGGA
It includes:
- a CDS encoding superoxide dismutase family protein translates to MKAMRIIAALSLLALALPASAAQDKQTAVANFVGEDGKENGRAQLTAAANGGVLIEVEISGLPANKWVAFHVHETGRCDAASHYESAGGHFNPGSAEHGILAAKGPHAGDMPNQYVGQDGVLRAQIFDGMVTLDGKKDGIRGRALMVHANSDDYRSQPSGGAGERLACGVVE
- a CDS encoding EAL domain-containing protein, yielding MKAEALFWRQCTEAVMADGSIDAQRLMELVIATYRGHESDYDAIERSAETLQKENQTLRGNLSALSQAFEGQKKLFEIVLNNLPLGLSVFDAGQRLTLYNIRFPQLFGLTPEDIAAGATIAELIGKMRGNESTASKSVRQTARPSLAKAESSSIRRREWQMHDGRIIQSVVTILSDGSSIAIHADITEDRKAAQRITYLAHHDPLTGLPNRMYFREQVDATLAERKPHEQIALVHLNLDRFKSINNTIGVSVGDKILQQVAERIRASAGSENTLARLGSDEFAILQTGKQQPKNVTVLADQIRRALSEPFLNGEKQVTLSVSMGIAIAPENGGETDILLKNAGVALSHAKADGRKRERFFTGEMEAQMQLRHALEADLRAAVENGEFELHYQPLYDLAERRICGFEALIRWNHPFRGRVPPMDFIPLAEEVGLVVDIGRWVLRQACRDAAQWPENIKVAVNVSAIQFRSGNLTHDVSEALAAAGLSPSRLELEITESVLMENLSEVLPILHALKDRDIRISMDDFGTGYSSLSYLSSFPFDKIKIDKSFVNDIVDSKEAHAIMRAIILLGDALGMRVTVEGVETAAQLTLLESEECDEIQGYHISPPRPVRDVPHLLSPPPKSSGATAFQTLER
- a CDS encoding mechanosensitive ion channel domain-containing protein codes for the protein MEQQAADVLLATRTALSQASALAVQYSFSILGALILLVIGWTLAGFVSRWAYEGLSRIHGIDETLARFFTNVVRYALLILVFITVLGQFGVQTASIIAALGAAGLAIGLALQGTLQNIAAGIMLLILRPFRVGEYIETSSVAGTVREVGLFATELRTGDGLYRLAPNSTLWNTPITNFSREPTRQNDLKINISREDDLDQAMETLMGIAKGNPRVLPSPAPSVFIDALGDSTISLTLRYWAKTGDWWQVSRDMVKRVKLAFDEKGDPAAVRDGGNSALGKRSNGTAAEEPTRQ
- a CDS encoding tyrosine phosphatase family protein, with protein sequence MSLIVVSPLSRIAEMAVRHKARDMISLIAKEQAFHRPGVIAPDRHLTLSMNDITFKGTGGLVAPDETHVQAIIEFAASWRQETPLLIHCWMGVSRSPAAALIAALSIAPDQDEEELVRRLRAASPFATPNTRLIEIGDTLLSRGGRLVAAVRAIGRGADADGNAPFLLAIRNLACG
- a CDS encoding folate-binding protein YgfZ; translation: MPAVFLKDRSLLSVGGADAQSFLQNLITTDIVSLAPDEARPGALLTPQGKILFDFMVWRDCDGYLIETDAAQLEGLAKRLTMYRLRAAVTLTPQPENGITVCWGEDADRIGGVRDSRFAKAGVPLRRRAGKHGHDAPSLYESLRIRHGIVTSGSDFALQDAFPHDVLMDLNGGLSFKKGCYVGQEVVSRMQHRGTARRRVVTVSAATALPLAGTAITAAGKPVGTLGSVEGGSGLAIVRIDRAGAAMAEGTPLLAGQTPVSLALPQWSGLVFPTSADEASA
- a CDS encoding HD family hydrolase, coding for MLSGRRLDLLDPSPLDVELADIAHGLARVARWNGQTSGDHAFSVAQHSLVVEDIFRRFNNARPEECLMALLHDAPEYVIGDMISPFKSVVGGGYKAVEMRLEAAVHLRFGLPPHPSRDLKDRIKKADTIAAYFEATVLAGFTPAEAQKFFGQPRGISKEMLLIEPLPALEAQRLFCERFAAIEAERGMVS